The following proteins are co-located in the Aquarana catesbeiana isolate 2022-GZ linkage group LG02, ASM4218655v1, whole genome shotgun sequence genome:
- the LOC141126637 gene encoding histone H3 produces MARTKQTARKSTGGKAPRKQLATKAARKSAPATGGVKKPHRYRPGTVALREIRRYQKSTELLIRKLPFQRLVREIAQDFKTDLRFQSSAVMALQEASEAYLVGLFEDTNLCAIHAKRVTIMPKDIQLARRIRGERA; encoded by the coding sequence ATGGCGAGAACCAAGCAGACAGCCCGTAAGTCCACCGGAGGCAAAGCTCCccgcaagcagctggccaccaAAGCCGCCCGCAAGAGCGCCCCGGCCACCGGCGGAGTCAAGAAGCCTCACCGCTACAGGCCCGGCACCGTGGCTCTCCGAGAGATCCGCCGCTACCAGAAATCCACCGAGCTGCTCATCCGCAAGCTGCCCTTCCAGCGCCTCGTCCGAGAGATCGCCCAGGACTTCAAGACCGACCTGCGCTTCCAGAGCTCCGCCGTCATGGCTCTGCAGGAGGCCTCTGAGGCTTACCTCGTCGGACTCTTCGAGGACACCAACCTCTGCGCCATCCACGCCAAGAGGGTCACCATCATGCCCAAAGACATCCAGCTGGCACGCCGCATCCGCGGGGAGAGGGCATAG
- the LOC141129604 gene encoding histone H1.5-like yields MTETESAPAAAPPAEPAAKKKPAKKAAAGGAKKGSKKPSGPSVSELLVKAVAASKERSGVSLSALKKVLSAGGYDVDKNNSRLKIAIRGLVTKGTLVQVKGHGASGSFKINKKQEDKAAGAKKSTKKPSAAAKSPKKPAAKKPAKSPKKKTTTKAPTAAKSPKKAAKKPAKKPAAAKKVTKSPKKPKAAAKPKKVAKSPAKKAAKPKTAAKPKKAAPKKK; encoded by the coding sequence ATGACGGAGACTGAGAGCGCCCCAGCCGCCGCTCCTCCAGCGGAGCCCGCCGCCAAGAAGAAGCCGGCCAAGAAGGCGGCAGCCGGAGGAGCCAAGAAAGGCAGCAAGAAGCCGTCCGGTCCCAGCGTGTCCGAGCTCCTCGTCAAAGCCGTGGCCGCTTCCAAAGAGCGCAGCGGGGTCTCCCTGTCCGCCCTCAAGAAGGTCCTGTCCGCCGGAGGATACGATGTGGACAAGAACAACAGCCGCCTCAAGATCGCCATCAGGGGGCTGGTGACTAAGGGGACCCTCGTCCAGGTCAAAGGACATGGAGCCTCCGGATCCTTCAAGATCAACAAGAAGCAGGAGGACAAGGCGGCAGGCGCCAAGAAAAGCACCAAGAAGCCATCGGCTGcggccaagtcccccaagaagccggccgccaagaagccagccaagtcccccaagaagaagACCACCACCAAAGCCCCCACCGCAGCCAAGAGCCCCAAGAAGGCCGCCAAGAAACCCGCAAAAAAGCCTGCAGCTGCCAAGAAGGTGACAAAGAGCCCCAAGAAGCCCAAAGCTGCAGCCAAGCCGAAAAAAGTCGCCAAGAGTCCGGCTAAGAAGGCGGCTAAACCCAAGACAGCAGCCAAGCCCAAGAAGGCCGCTCCAAAGAAGAAATAA
- the LOC141126635 gene encoding histone H1.5-like, with protein MTETESAPAAAPPAEPAAKKKPAKKAAAGGAKKGSKKPSGPSVSELLVKAVAASKERSGVSLSALKKVLSAGGYDVDKNNSRLKIAIRGLVTKGTLVQVKGHGASGSFKINKKQEDKAAGAKKSTKKPSAAAKSPKKPAAKKPAKSPKKKTTTKAPTAAKSPKKAAKKPAKKPAAAKAKKVTKSPKKPKAAAKPKKVAKSPAKKAAKPKTAAKPKKAAPKKK; from the coding sequence ATGACGGAGACTGAGAGCGCCCCAGCCGCCGCTCCTCCAGCGGAGCCCGCCGCCAAGAAGAAGCCGGCCAAGAAGGCGGCAGCCGGAGGAGCCAAGAAAGGCAGCAAGAAGCCGTCCGGTCCCAGCGTGTCCGAGCTCCTGGTCAAAGCCGTGGCCGCTTCCAAAGAGCGCAGCGGGGTCTCCCTGTCCGCCCTCAAGAAGGTCCTGTCCGCCGGAGGATACGATGTGGACAAGAACAACAGCCGCCTCAAGATCGCCATCAGGGGGCTGGTGACTAAGGGGACCCTCGTCCAGGTCAAAGGACACGGCGCCTCCGGATCCTTCAAGATCAACAAGAAGCAGGAGGACAAGGCGGCAGGCGCCAAGAAAAGCACCAAGAAGCCATCGGCTGcggccaagtcccccaagaagccggccgccaagaagccagccaagtcccccaagaagaagACCACCACCAAAGCCCCCACCGCAGCCAAGAGCCCCAAGAAGGCCGCCAAGAAACCCGCAAAAAAGCCTGCAGCTGCCAAAGCCAAGAAGGTGACAAAGAGCCCCAAGAAGCCCAAAGCTGCAGCCAAGCCGAAAAAAGTCGCCAAGAGTCCGGCTAAGAAGGCGGCTAAACCCAAGACAGCAGCCAAGCCCAAGAAGGCCGCTCCAAAGAAGAAATAA
- the LOC141129605 gene encoding histone H3 has protein sequence MARTKQTARKSTGGKAPRKQLATKAARKSAPATGGVKKPHRYRPGTVALREIRRYQKSTELLIRKLPFQRLVREIAQDFKTDLRFQSSAVMALQEASEAYLVGLFEDTNLCAIHAKRVTIMPKDIQLARRIRGERA, from the coding sequence ATGGCAAGAACCAAGCAGACAGCCCGTAAGTCCACCGGAGGCAAAGCTCCccgcaagcagctggccaccaAAGCCGCCCGCAAGAGCGCCCCGGCCACCGGCGGAGTCAAGAAGCCTCACCGCTACAGGCCCGGCACCGTGGCTCTCCGAGAGATTCGCCGCTACCAGAAATCCACCGAGCTGCTCATCCGCAAGCTGCCCTTCCAGCGCCTCGTCCGAGAGATCGCCCAGGACTTCAAGACCGACCTGCGCTTCCAGAGCTCCGCCGTCATGGCTCTGCAGGAGGCCTCTGAGGCTTACCTCGTCGGACTCTTCGAGGACACCAACCTCTGCGCCATCCACGCCAAGAGGGTCACCATCATGCCCAAAGACATCCAGCTGGCACGCCGCATCCGCGGGGAGAGGGCATAG